The following coding sequences lie in one Candidatus Polarisedimenticolia bacterium genomic window:
- a CDS encoding S1C family serine protease has product MHIPSSTLAVLLVASSLASVVPKPDRDTIPEEVAAAFGAIVSVRVREVVKVPVFRGGRFLREPIEGLGAGSGVIVSADGLILTNAHVVAGSTQVTIAALDGREVGARVVSIDEASDLALLRAEGGPYKPIAFAPDRLPGPGAPLFVLGNRGDRGIEVGWARMGAHARLRAGTRPLEFWAEVLAPIGPGNSGGALVDEAGHLVGMPSLLITYTEEATAASRQASGLFVPARHLRRAMQKMIAGRAPAWPWIGILMDDPLIAQSEGRGWDPQRGATVRRVYSGSPAAEAGLRPGDRVVSVGTVPTPDNYAALDAVLDLGLGKETTVTVERTGQKLLLAVVPAPRPPDPRPEPLDDFALHTGFRLQPRSAGKEGRDTLALAGMSPLTRKGLPEFEAVLFDERPALVSILPGQNALEGQTRRLPALSATDLESIIGRCFVEEQFVALAHWDFDGRKTLDRAHVHRKVYPVVL; this is encoded by the coding sequence ATGCACATCCCGTCGTCCACTCTGGCCGTTCTCCTCGTCGCGTCCTCGCTCGCATCCGTGGTCCCCAAACCGGATCGGGACACGATTCCGGAAGAGGTCGCGGCGGCGTTCGGCGCCATCGTCAGCGTGCGCGTCCGTGAAGTGGTGAAGGTCCCGGTGTTCCGCGGCGGCCGCTTCCTTCGTGAGCCGATCGAGGGGCTGGGAGCCGGCTCGGGCGTGATCGTGTCCGCGGACGGCCTCATCCTGACGAACGCGCACGTCGTGGCCGGCAGCACGCAGGTGACGATCGCCGCGCTCGACGGCCGCGAGGTGGGCGCCCGCGTCGTCTCGATCGACGAGGCGTCCGACCTCGCCCTCCTGCGCGCCGAAGGGGGTCCCTACAAGCCGATCGCCTTCGCCCCCGACCGCCTGCCGGGGCCCGGCGCGCCGCTGTTCGTCCTGGGGAACCGCGGCGACCGCGGGATCGAAGTGGGCTGGGCCAGGATGGGAGCGCACGCGCGCCTGCGCGCCGGCACCCGGCCGCTCGAGTTCTGGGCCGAGGTCCTCGCGCCGATCGGCCCCGGCAACTCCGGCGGCGCCCTGGTCGACGAGGCCGGGCACCTGGTCGGCATGCCGAGCCTCCTGATCACCTACACCGAGGAGGCGACCGCCGCCTCGCGCCAGGCCTCCGGCCTGTTCGTCCCGGCCCGCCACCTGCGCCGCGCCATGCAGAAGATGATCGCGGGCCGCGCGCCGGCCTGGCCGTGGATCGGGATCCTGATGGACGACCCGCTCATCGCCCAGAGCGAAGGGCGAGGCTGGGACCCGCAGCGCGGCGCCACCGTGCGCCGGGTGTACTCCGGCAGTCCCGCCGCGGAGGCCGGCCTGCGCCCCGGAGATCGCGTCGTGTCGGTCGGCACCGTCCCGACACCCGACAACTACGCGGCGCTCGATGCCGTCCTGGACCTGGGCCTCGGCAAGGAGACGACCGTCACGGTCGAGAGGACGGGGCAGAAGCTCCTCCTCGCCGTCGTGCCGGCGCCCCGGCCGCCCGATCCGCGCCCCGAGCCCCTCGACGACTTCGCGCTGCACACGGGATTCCGGCTGCAGCCCCGATCCGCCGGCAAGGAAGGCCGGGACACTCTCGCTCTCGCCGGCATGTCCCCGCTGACCCGCAAGGGTCTGCCGGAGTTCGAGGCGGTCCTGTTCGACGAGCGCCCCGCCCTGGTCTCGATCCTCCCCGGACAGAACGCGCTCGAGGGACAGACGCGGCGCCTGCCGGCTTTGTCGGCTACAGACCTCGAGTCGATCATCGGGCGCTGTTTCGTCGAAGAGCAGTTCGTCGCCCTGGCGCACTGGGACTTCGACGGCCGCAAGACGCTGGATCGCGCTCACGTCCATCGCAAGGTGTACCCAGTCGTCCTATGA
- a CDS encoding isochorismatase family cysteine hydrolase translates to MRGTVFWDVDTQYDFIMPDGKLYIQGAETILPRLAALTGLAREKGVPLLGSVDYHSTEDAEISDAPDYKDTYPPHCLAGTAGQERVEATRPRKPLWIDSAPEQKEALKTKVRRHLEGGGEVIFRKQRFDVFSNPNVDTVLEAVRPDRIVVYGVALDVCDRFAVEGLLALRRYRVTLVEDATRAIRPEEGERLVRDWTARGVSILTTGQIIGGALGV, encoded by the coding sequence ATGCGAGGAACGGTCTTCTGGGATGTCGATACTCAGTACGATTTCATCATGCCGGACGGCAAGCTCTACATCCAGGGAGCGGAGACCATCCTGCCAAGGCTCGCGGCGTTGACCGGTCTCGCCCGTGAGAAGGGAGTCCCGCTCCTCGGCTCGGTCGACTACCACAGCACGGAGGATGCCGAGATCTCGGATGCGCCGGATTACAAGGACACCTACCCGCCGCACTGCCTGGCCGGCACGGCGGGTCAGGAGCGGGTCGAGGCGACGCGCCCGCGGAAGCCGCTCTGGATCGACAGCGCGCCGGAACAGAAAGAGGCGCTGAAGACGAAGGTGCGCCGGCATCTCGAGGGCGGGGGAGAGGTCATCTTCCGGAAGCAGCGCTTCGATGTCTTCAGCAACCCGAACGTCGACACCGTCCTGGAAGCGGTCCGGCCGGATCGCATCGTCGTCTACGGCGTGGCGCTCGACGTCTGCGACCGCTTCGCCGTCGAGGGGCTTCTGGCGCTGCGGCGCTACCGGGTGACGCTCGTCGAGGACGCCACGCGCGCCATCCGCCCGGAGGAGGGGGAGAGGCTGGTCCGGGACTGGACGGCGCGCGGGGTCTCGATCCTGACGACCGGCCAGATCATCGGAGGAGCGCTCGGAGTCTAG